The genomic interval GCCATTTCACATCCAAAAAACCCCCCCGCGACGGCGAGCAATCGGGTTCAAGAATAATACTAACACGTAAAAGCCACTGATCGATGCATATACCCATAGCAGTAGTTGCAAACGCAGAGTTTCTAGCAGTGTGCTGCTGTTGTTCCACATGATGATGACGATAAAAAGAAACGAGCTGGGGAGGTTTCTTGATAATACAGTAGTACACAAAAGCGATACATAAAGGAGGGTCTTTTATAGGACAAGAGGGGGTCGATACCGGAAGTAGGGTAGGCTCTCAAACGAAGGACCAGTTGACGAACATGAAGGCGAGGCAGTGGGGGGTGTCATCGTCGCTCAGGACCTTCCATGCCACCGCCTGCTCGTACGACACCGGCCGGCCCATGCTCGAAACACAGACGCCACCTGGGAGGTAGGCCAAACCCTGgagtggaagaggaagagattTCTGGTGTTAAGTTACAAGCACAGAGAGTGTTCAAGTTTGTCCAGAGGATGGGAGGACAATGGAGGCTGGCACTAGGAACGGCGTTGTGGCGTAGTTTGTCTATACCTGCTGCATGATCTTGGGGAACTCAGAACATAGAGCCTTCCGGCCGTCATCGTCGAGGATCTTCTCGAGCGAAATGTCCTGGAGAGCGATCAGCGTCGTCTCCAGCATGTCGAGGCCGGCTTGATTGGCGAAGGTGAACACAGGAGCAGCCTAAATGGTAAGCGGTAGCCAAAAGTTTTTGTTGTTAGGCTTGGctgatgtaaatatatagCAGTGACAACAGGAAAAGGCACTGTTGACACTGACCTTCAGGGAGCAGCACATGATTGAATCAGAGTGTTGCCACATTGCTTTCAAGGAAGAATCCGTGCTTTGTGAATCTGTGCGAAGGAGATCAGCTCCAGtgtggaatctgaaattttgaaGTAAACCAAATTACTGCATTGCaataagaaaaattgaaaaagagCCACACTACCAGCAATGACTGAATCAAACAATTGGTGTTCTAATAGCAGGAGGAAATGATCAAAATCAAACAGTCACAGGGTATAGAACAAAGATAGCCATACCGGTAGCTCCTCCCAATCCACCTTGCAAGCGTATGGGCCTCAGGAGATCCTGGAGGGTGCTTTGTTTCAATCTGTCCGCCAAGACGCGAAGGAGCTATTGCCATGGCCACTCTCTGCACTGATGCCACCACGGTTCGCACATACTGCCTGGCCATTGCCGCTACGCTTTCACGAAGGTGGTTTTCATATGAAAACTGGAAAGCTATGGTCAGGACCGATCTTGTGTTGCAGGTGCCTGAGGTGTCACTGGAAGCTCGTGTAGTCCCACCAGACCCAACCTCAAGAGTAGATGCCAGGTCAAGTGTGCGTGTCGCAGATGGTGCATCCTGTAGTAGAGTGCAAAATACCAAACCATTGTTTAGTTTGGAAGATTGGATAATATCCAGCTGCCATAGTAAAACAATTATACTAACCGCCTTGGCATCCAGTGGTATCACTCGGAAGCCTGAAGGTAGCAGTGGTGCATCATCAGCAAAAGATTCATCAATGGGTGCAAAGACAAGCTGGGCACATGCACCTGCAGCATTTTCATCTACACCGCTGCAAAGCTGCAATAGAAGATATATGAAGTCAATCCAACAAGGCACAACAGAAGATACGAAAAGAAGTGTTAATGCTCTCTGAAAATATACCTGCAGAAGGTACATATCTCTTGATAGAACGACCTCATCATGGCAGAGGCTGTGTCCCTCAAGCCTGATAACCTCCAGGAACTGCAATTTTAAAAGGGTTAGTTCAAATATTGATTCAAATTAGTGCTACAAAGtgattaaaagaacaaaagcTACCATTAGTTACCTCTTCATGCTCTAAGGTGTGCGCAAGTGGCAATATAACCTGGCTGCCCATAAAACCACCAGCCCGTAGACCAGGAACTGCATATGGACTAGCCCtcaaagcagcagcagaataTGCATCAACACCAGGATCAGCCCATTCTGAGCGGTGCTCCCTCAAAAATCGCACTAGGAGAGCAGGTGGTACATTCTACATAACAAAAACAAGCTTTTCAGGTCATAACAACTTATCTAGTCATGCATAATAATTAACTAGATGGGTTGCAAGTAAAAACCTGTAGCAGCATAGATGCCTTTGCACATAAGATGCCACCTCCAATAGCAGAGAACAGCTGGGAGGAGTTGACATGAGATCCAACAAGTTTGTTTGGGGATGAGTTAAAAGCAATTGTCACATCCTCAGCACCATCGCTGCTCATCGGTGACCAGCCATCATCCGGAAATCCATTGACTGCATCATTGAAGCCTCTGCAAATTGCATCGAGGACCTTAGGCATAGAACTTCGAGATCTCTTTAACACGGGCACATAAGCACTAATACAAACCTGCTTAGCCTCTGACTAAATGTTCTCAGAACCGCTGGCTGACGCCCACCTCCATAGGGCATTTCTCCGCTTGATTCATGCGCAATTTGCCTAATGTGACGCAGTGCCTGTAGAAGCAAGCCAGCAGTTGTCAGGCATTATTGATACATTAGTAGCACTATACAGAACACTTAGTACCAATGAAATCTTAAGACAAATGCAACAGTAAAACATACAGCAATTGTCATCTTCTGCGCAAGGATCTTTGGGGATTCATAAAGTGGTCGAAGGACCTCAGGCACGCTCCAAGCCTGCAACAAGATAAGTTTGCCATTGCTAAGGTGGTTACACAAAAGAACAAGTCCACAAATTTGACCGAAGTATCCACAAAACGACGGATGGGGAAATTGCCTCCCCTGCTTACATCCAAATCAACATGATCCACAATGTGAATCATAGAGCCACCCCCCTCACATGGGCGGATCAAATAGCCACTAGGAAGCACATCTGCTCTGACAAAATTTGGAGTGTTAGGTCCTGATGGACCGCCAGTGGATTGAGTCAGTGATCTCTCACATATCTACAGAACAAGGGAGTGAACAACAATTACTAACTCTGAGCACAAACAATATCAAGCTATGCAGAAAACACAACAGAAAAACAATACGGTAGAAAGTGACAAGCCCAACAGCATAATTTGATGAAGGAAGCAACAGCCCAATATAAACTGAAGCACCATGGTAATCAAGGGAAAGAAGTAATACCACAAGACTTCCATCTTCAAGACCACTAGTGTATCGGAGTGTCCAAAAGTCACGTGGTGCCGCCAAAGTTGTCGGTGCATAAGTCTGACAAATTGGATTGCAATTAAAGTCAAGTTACATCTACAGACAACAGAGGACAGTATCAAGTTAACCATGCTGTAAGACTGTAAGAGGATGCATACCTGCATGTAGATAAGCTCAATAGTTCCACCATTACCCGTAGGGATAACATGGAGCACATCCACACACCGGCAATCACGATACCAAGACGGGCGATCCTTAAGGATCTCAGCAACCTATGCAGTAGTCTAGTCTATTAGGAGTGTCTGCTGAATGGAAACACAGCTGTGTGATGTTGAAAAACGGCATACCTTTGTGGGCTCAAGGCTCACAAGGCCGCAAGCTCGTGCTGCTACGCCACTACAATTGTGCGAAACAGCAATGATTCCAATGGAATCCGGACCAGGCTGTAAAGAAATTCCACATTTAATGCATTTTCCAAAAAGAACTGAAGCAATAAACACATGACCCAGTTCTTCCTTCTGCTATAGTTACATTACCTTCATCCCAACCATTTGCACCCAATCGACAGCAGTACCTGTCGCTTTGGACAGGAACTCTGCCAGGGTCTCCTCAGCTATAGCGAGTAGACTGTAACAAACGAAGAGTTACATCAAACTCAAGCAAATGGGCGCAAGGGTAGGCATACAAACGTTCTTAGAAAAGTTAAGCGCAGTAGCACTATAATTACCCAGCTGGGTTGTTCGCGTCCCTCTGTGGACGCGCGGCTGCTGGGTTTTGCTGTTGGTGGTGTTGACCACTTGTAACCACGGACTCACAGCTCGTGTCTGTAGTTGCTACAGAAGGCTGTAAACATCATAGCACACAACATTAGAGGCAGAAACCAGTAACATGAACAGAATTAAGTTAAAGAGATTAAACATGCAGGAATCTATTTCTAGAAGATGCTAGAAGCACTCAGCATGTTAGCCTGTCAAGCTTGAAATTAATAACTAAGCACACCATTTGCCCTTTGTAGTGCTTAGACAGATCATCTTTCTATCTCAAATACTTGCATATCATGAATAATGTCTGATGGGAAGAGCGAAGAGGATGAATCTCACATTATGGAGCTGCTGCCGCATGTATCCGTTCTCGTAAACAAGGCGGGACACCTGCTTCTGCAGCCTGTCATTCTCCTCCATCAACAGCTTGTTCATGGCAGTCAACTTCCGGTTCACGGTCTGCAGGCGAGACGCCTCCTTCCGCTGCTTCTCGCGGCACCTGCGCATCACAAGGAAAACACCATCAAACGGCAGCCACATAACACAACAAGAGTGGCGTCTGCACAGGCAGAAACTGTGGCAACGATCCTTGGTGTACAAGATTCAATGCTGTGTTGTGTCTCAAACAGGCATATGGCATCCCAGGTGAGCATCAATCGTGTTAGGTAAAACGCATCCCAGCTGCACATTGCCATGGCATGAAACTGATAAGCAGGAACCTCCATAGTccttgttatttgtttttttcccagCTGAAGATGAGATGTAATATCATCGAAACTTCAAATCTGGTTTAAATCTGAACATTGCGGCGGGTATGCTAATCCTGTCTACTGAATGTTACTAAGAGTTTGAGACACACCCAGCGATGTGCAGACAAAACCGGCAAAAAGCTCGAAAGGGCAGAAGAACTCGATCACAAAAACCTGAGGCGTTTTAGACCAAAATAGCCAACggaaaacttaaaattttggtaggacATCGACATCTAGGTGATTGCATCCACAAACTAAACCAAACACACGAACCCCTGAAAAGGACAAGAAAGCTGagaaccaaaaccaaaattttttcccctctaaaaaactttttttttgcttaatcTGGAACTGAAAAACGGGATTCACGAAAGCAGAGACAGGAAGGAAATTAATCTGGAAGGAAGCACGAGAGGGTAACAGGAGCAGCAGATCGAGAGGCGTGGGGGGAGGAGCGCACCTGCGGTTCTGGAACCAGACCTTGATCTGCTTGGGCTCGATGTTGCTGAGGATGGGGCACTCGCGGATGAGCTGCTGGCGGCGCAGCGAGCTGGGCTTGGGGCACTCGCTGTACACCCGCTCCAGCGCCTCCACCTGCTCCGGGGTGTAGCGCACGTACTTGCCCGTGTCCACCTGCGGcgcccctccgccgccagGCGAGGACCTGTCATGATGCTGCTtccccactcctcctcctcctcctccgccgccgccaccgccgtgcaCCATCGCGGCCGCCATCCCGTTCGCTACGACCAGGGCCACCTCCGCCCGACCGAGCGCGTTCGCAGTGGTAGCAGGTGGTGGAGCCACGGCcacgggcgccgccgcgtcatGCCTCCAGGAGGGAGGGACGGccgcctcccgcgcgcgccatggcggcggcggactctgCTGAGGAAACTGCGtggggggcggggggggggaggCGGGCGGCTGCTTTCTTCCCGAGCGGAGGAGCGAGCCggagaggcgaggcgaggcgaggcgcgCAGCGGGGCGGGGGGAggagcgcgaggaggaggaagggaaaggtagcgagagggagggagagggagaggagagagaagaggtgGGGGTTGGTTTAATAGTAGTGGACAGGGGAAGCAGAGCTGAGAGTGACGGggcgtctctctctctctctcctgttGTACTGTAGATCAAAGCAGCGTGGTACTGTGGTTATTTACTGGTAAGCCCGTGACCGTCAGCcggtttatttatatatatatatatatatatataagcaccGTCCGACATTTTTTATGCTATTGGTACGATGGAGAGTTCTTGGCGtcccaaaaatttatttaaatttggttatctatatctttatttaaatgattatctaaaatagttttatcatTTGTATCTCTTTCATGtatagatgatcatctaaaataatttcatcattCGTATCTCTTTGGATGTCATGCAcaaatgatcatccaaatatagagTTATCTTCTCCTAATACGgataacatctaaaaatatatgataagatGGATGTTCCGTTAGAGCTCAATTTTTACTctttatcctttatttttaggatggagcatgagatagatgagccgttgggatgctcttaggtTTAAAAATCGTATGCATagcattttcatatatatatatatatcagagTGTTTACTAAtgtgtgttttattttttctagaaaagtAGGatatttttggcttataaatgtACTTAGATGATGTTGTTCCCTATGCCCCCGTTCCATCTGAAACTGCATTAGGCTTACCCTTGTGGGTTGGTTACGAAGCGACAAGATATTTAAGGGACTAACCCGTGTAATGAGATTAGTTACAGGAATTTAGTCATGAAGTGATGAATATGGCAAAAGATTATGCTCATGCAAAAGAGATTAAGGAACTAACCCATATAGTGAGATTAAGTATCACACTCTCTTTTAAAAGATTAATTGTTAGAGTGGATCGCATTAGAGGTAGGAGTGAGTTGCTTGGGTTGTGATCTTCGGTGTCACCCAGGAACAGCTTGGCATTCAAATTATTGTTAGGGCTTGTGTCAGTCTTTGGGCCGTGTATCAAATTAGAGTCCAATAGATATGTGTCCAGAGATCCCTGGTCAACCCTAGGGTATTTATACTCAGTAGCTATTATTGAGTTAGGGTTAAAATTAGCTTAGGTTTAATTATGTTATTTAACAATGTCACAATTCATCAATTTGTGAGTACCCAACTTCGAGTAATCATTTATCCGCAATTAAGTTGCAATTTCCAAGTTCCTACCTGTATTCGTCAATTCACAAGTAGGAATTAACCTTCTTAGTGGTGTCATTCAAATAACAAATGGATGATAACTAGAGAATACGTGGTGCTATACGGACGATAATCAGAGAATACATGATGCTATAATTATAGGTTCATATTGCGTCAATCGGAAGCCAGATTAACGTGTGTCTCATCTGTTCAAATCGAGAATGATCAAATCCCGACATAAGATCAGACAATACCGTTGGCTTCGGTAACTTTTCAATCGTGCAAAATCCCTTAGAGCAtcctcaacagctcatctaaatttggtcatctgtacttttatttgaatgattatctaaactagtttcatcattcatatctctttgtgctccactaaatcatctatatatgacatcctctatatctctttggagaatggagagagatcatctaaatatgaagtttctctctcttaatatggatgacatgaTAGGATAGCCGTTTTGTTGGAGCTTTATTTACAGTcttcatcttctatttttaggatagaggatgtgatatatgagctgttgggatacTCTTACACCGTAGTAGGATATTAAGATCGTGGCTTGAATGGTTCATCAACGGCCCCATTCGAGCCactctactatttttttaatgttaggTGTTCCTTAATTACTTTGGCACCAATGAAATCCGTGCATCCTGAAAGCCAACAGTGGTGTGTGCGCTTCATAACCGTGTGTTGATTTTATCGTTTAATTAGCTAGTCTCACCAACACATGCttattagagcaaggctaataatatagccaacaagctggctataagatctcttatagtcttctcttagcccacccatatactagttagctatTCGTCATTAATGTaagacccacatgtcactcacacagagtttcttggttcctaTGCCTAAGTTGGCTACAAACTAACAGTCTGCTTACCCTTtctcatcccctctctcctccgcataagcatatagccagcttataacctgctattatacttgctcttaccGCACCCATCGTGCATCACATCTTTGTTATTGGTTTTATTGGCCTCTCTCCCCACTAACCTTGTTGGCGACATGTGTGCCGCTTTCTGATTTTGTTTGACTGCTCCAAACTACTACGACTCTTTTTTACTCGTGTTTCCTCGATTTCCACGTACACATCTCACGAACAGTTAAACATTATGTTTAAGGTCAGTCTCACCGTCcaatttaaaacatataactCGATGAAACGATGCGTAAAAGCTACTACTCACAAGTTCAACGTTTCACCATACAATTTCcaaagctaaataaaacatttaattattttgctgAAAGTTTAATTGCATGTAGACAGTGTTTGATTCCATGAAACGTCTCAAGTCCCTCAATACGAGTTTCACTGTGTTACCGAGGATTTGATAACGGTGCCCAAACATTTCATGGCCATGAAGTGAattccctctctcttcttaCAGTTTTACGTAAATATTGTCTTTTGTGCTGATGTGTCACTTTATGGCACCTCTACAAAACCCCATTGAGAATGGTCTTacgcaaaaattttatataaaaaattgatttaaaaatcatatcaatccatattttaagtttttttataactaataattaattaatcatatactaatatgttGCTAAGTTTTCTACGCCGGTTACTTAGCCCACAAAACATCAGGGCCTACTTCGTACTAGTTAGCAAGTCATtcactctttttattttttaaaaatgaatttctcCCAATATTGTCGTCAATAACTTTTCATAGTTAATTAATActtgaaaaaaattccttcATGGAAGGGGTGTTCCTATTTCATCTCATAGTTTGTGTGTTTGTGGTAGAGGGGAGGGAAGCATGGAAGTGGAACAAATGAAGGGACTCTTAAGTGGTGTGTTTTttgccatattattttttgatttttgcatgcatgtcttttgaactattaaatagcatatttatgcaaaaagtttataaatagaaGTTCATCTTAAAGagtagattttcaattttatattatttaatttaatcgTCTATACTATTAGTATGAAGAATCAAACAatctttcatattttatcagaaaaagaacacaacaagACTATGTTTTGAGATTTGTGTGTTGCCAATCTAACTCGGTTTATGCAAATCATACCACTCCCCCGCCCCCTTTTAAAGATAGACaaacatcataaaaaaaccTCACATTACtacaaatctaaacatatctcttatccaaattttaggggcatttattttttgtcactGCTACAATATCatgttacatatttgacaCACCACGATGGCTATGGCTGTCATATACACATCAATTAAATGCCAAACTGAAGAGTGagaaatagttaaatatcccCTAATTGTatggatatatcatatatgttaCTCTCTCCGGTCAATAATTTGTCACCGGGATTAAGTTGTTAAatacttagtttaaatataatacaaatgaGATACCTAGATTCCTCTCGAAAAGGACtgtcataatatcataaacttataaatttatttttaacacaaaTTTATTCGTTGGAATTCTGAAATGTGaccaaatattattttttctaaacaataagtattttttgtcTGGAAAGAGGAGTATATAggttgttatattttgaaacaagaCCTACGGGATGCATGGACCAAAGAGAGAGCCTCCAATGGCACGCAGGGCGGTCAGCTAGACAGCTGTGGGTTTTGTGCGGCTCCATGGCAAGCAAGGTTTTGGTGTGGTTTTTGTGCTGTAGGACTGACTGGAGGGGGGGCctatctcttcttcctcctcctccgtctgCTCTGCTGACGAGATGAGAGCTTGGGAGCCGCGTGTGTGTGGCGTTATGCTTTTCATGGCGGCCTGCGCTGCACATGCTCCATGGCAGCGCGggagcacgcgcgcgcgcatggGGGCGCCGCGCCCCAAAAACGCTGCCGCCTACAGGCCCCACGCTGCCGGCCTTTTGGAGGTTTGAAGGAATGCCCTTGCcatccctcctctcctctcttgttCTTGTTCAGCAAAATCTTGGTGCGTGCTTCGAACCTGCAAAAATAGGAGTAACGCAAGCTGTCAgtaactaaatttagatgccCATACATGATGATACTCATACTAGCATGCACTTCTCctgttatatattataaatcacTTTGGTTTTGCCCGAAAAAATCACTTTGGTTTTGTC from Oryza brachyantha chromosome 3, ObraRS2, whole genome shotgun sequence carries:
- the LOC102699298 gene encoding homeobox-leucine zipper protein HOX32 yields the protein MAAAMVHGGGGGGGGGGGVGKQHHDRSSPGGGGAPQVDTGKYVRYTPEQVEALERVYSECPKPSSLRRQQLIRECPILSNIEPKQIKVWFQNRRCREKQRKEASRLQTVNRKLTAMNKLLMEENDRLQKQVSRLVYENGYMRQQLHNPSVATTDTSCESVVTSGQHHQQQNPAAARPQRDANNPAGLLAIAEETLAEFLSKATGTAVDWVQMVGMKPGPDSIGIIAVSHNCSGVAARACGLVSLEPTKVAEILKDRPSWYRDCRCVDVLHVIPTGNGGTIELIYMQTYAPTTLAAPRDFWTLRYTSGLEDGSLVICERSLTQSTGGPSGPNTPNFVRADVLPSGYLIRPCEGGGSMIHIVDHVDLDAWSVPEVLRPLYESPKILAQKMTIAALRHIRQIAHESSGEMPYGGGRQPAVLRTFSQRLSRGFNDAVNGFPDDGWSPMSSDGAEDVTIAFNSSPNKLVGSHVNSSQLFSAIGGGILCAKASMLLQNVPPALLVRFLREHRSEWADPGVDAYSAAALRASPYAVPGLRAGGFMGSQVILPLAHTLEHEEFLEVIRLEGHSLCHDEVVLSRDMYLLQLCSGVDENAAGACAQLVFAPIDESFADDAPLLPSGFRVIPLDAKADAPSATRTLDLASTLEVGSGGTTRASSDTSGTCNTRSVLTIAFQFSYENHLRESVAAMARQYVRTVVASVQRVAMAIAPSRLGGQIETKHPPGSPEAHTLARWIGRSYRFHTGADLLRTDSQSTDSSLKAMWQHSDSIMCCSLKAAPVFTFANQAGLDMLETTLIALQDISLEKILDDDGRKALCSEFPKIMQQGLAYLPGGVCVSSMGRPVSYEQAVAWKVLSDDDTPHCLAFMFVNWSFV